In one Pseudomonas sp. R84 genomic region, the following are encoded:
- a CDS encoding histone-like nucleoid-structuring protein, MvaT/MvaU family: protein MSKLAEYRQLEKHLAEQLQALEALKGDDGLKKEIEFETKLRKLLEHYGFSLKHIINLLDPQTNARRQSASPATSTRKLRKLKVYKNPNTGEVIETKGGNHKALKEWKAAHGAVVVEGWLKK, encoded by the coding sequence ATGTCCAAACTCGCAGAGTACCGCCAGCTAGAAAAACACCTCGCTGAGCAGCTTCAGGCACTGGAAGCACTGAAAGGTGATGACGGACTGAAGAAGGAAATAGAGTTCGAAACGAAGCTGCGCAAGCTGCTCGAACATTACGGTTTCAGCCTGAAGCACATTATTAACCTGCTTGATCCGCAAACGAATGCACGTCGCCAATCTGCGTCTCCGGCCACGAGCACACGTAAATTACGCAAACTGAAGGTGTACAAAAACCCGAATACCGGTGAGGTCATCGAAACTAAAGGAGGGAATCACAAAGCTCTAAAAGAGTGGAAAGCAGCACACGGCGCGGTTGTCGTAGAGGGGTGGTTGAAGAAGTAA
- a CDS encoding tetratricopeptide repeat protein, whose protein sequence is MTQGQAAGAPSKNFGALINDAGNLAMRDCKKSRESAIEQLKALLAVDGLSEKNIINATLSLAVAYQHQGEHKNAISVLETIECGDESDLSEKVMYQLAVSYGALGFTEGACKLFESIFDNWNSGAAANSVQRRFRGLMLIEAGKAFSSDGNRLKAIDCWEQSIKLLQEFSAREAEHIGRARANLSLQKLYSEEESKQKEGVEELNFSTNTKLKIGDLKGVANNYCNLGSYFREQKRYGRAIAYYRKDLYLSRLIGDKRDLASTLGNFSTIYADLKQFKQAKKILAEAKAIGEELKDERLLYISEAQLGYINKLAKEAGLSKVGIGDKALCGCESGKLYNDCCGMADFEPVNLSHIYGGKSEEVTELHEEFSVLGITPCPLDFILRKIPNGSMRHSWMENHLHDGWVSITELPDMASIHMFSAQEMLKKALDDDSLSSALATVILSVCYLEAFINQISFFLHQNKEDEYIRTLDIPDLLMVEGPLVYQRKGSLETKWQEISDCLNGEGWLSSQKEWQQVKDVIHIRNEFVHFKSNGYEQVVPPPRKKDAIYSKIPRSVELKDVPHSWPFKFLTGSLARWATESAEGLVDVLKSSYSEHRRHNPKSTMSS, encoded by the coding sequence ATGACTCAAGGCCAGGCTGCTGGAGCTCCTTCAAAGAACTTTGGCGCTTTGATTAATGATGCAGGAAATCTGGCTATGCGGGACTGCAAGAAGTCCAGAGAGTCTGCAATTGAACAATTAAAAGCTCTACTTGCAGTAGATGGGTTGTCAGAGAAAAATATCATAAATGCAACTTTGAGCTTGGCAGTCGCTTATCAGCATCAAGGAGAGCATAAAAACGCAATATCGGTTTTAGAAACTATAGAGTGTGGTGATGAAAGCGATTTGTCAGAAAAGGTAATGTATCAACTTGCTGTGTCTTATGGGGCGTTAGGCTTTACTGAGGGCGCATGTAAGCTATTTGAATCGATTTTCGACAATTGGAATTCTGGAGCTGCAGCTAATTCAGTTCAACGTCGTTTTCGCGGGCTCATGCTGATTGAGGCGGGCAAAGCATTTTCGTCAGATGGAAATAGGTTGAAAGCTATTGATTGCTGGGAGCAATCTATAAAATTATTACAAGAGTTTTCTGCGCGTGAGGCGGAGCACATTGGGAGGGCTCGCGCAAATTTGTCCTTGCAAAAGCTGTATAGCGAGGAAGAGAGCAAGCAGAAAGAAGGAGTTGAAGAACTAAATTTTTCCACAAATACCAAGCTTAAGATAGGAGATTTGAAGGGGGTAGCAAATAATTATTGCAATCTCGGTAGCTATTTTAGAGAACAAAAAAGATATGGCAGAGCAATCGCATATTATAGAAAAGATCTTTACCTCAGTCGATTGATAGGTGATAAGAGAGACTTGGCCAGTACCTTAGGAAATTTTTCGACCATTTATGCAGATCTGAAGCAGTTTAAACAGGCGAAAAAAATTCTAGCGGAGGCGAAAGCTATTGGTGAAGAACTTAAAGACGAGAGACTGTTGTATATTTCGGAGGCGCAACTGGGTTATATTAACAAACTTGCAAAAGAAGCAGGTTTGAGCAAGGTTGGTATTGGCGACAAAGCCCTCTGTGGTTGCGAAAGCGGGAAACTTTACAATGACTGTTGCGGGATGGCTGATTTTGAGCCTGTAAATCTATCGCACATTTATGGAGGAAAATCTGAAGAGGTTACGGAGCTTCACGAAGAGTTTTCGGTGCTGGGCATAACACCTTGTCCTCTTGATTTTATACTTCGGAAAATCCCAAATGGCTCAATGAGGCATTCGTGGATGGAGAATCATCTGCATGACGGCTGGGTGTCGATTACTGAACTGCCTGATATGGCTTCGATTCATATGTTTTCAGCGCAAGAAATGCTCAAGAAAGCATTGGATGACGATAGTCTTAGCTCTGCTTTAGCTACAGTGATTCTCTCAGTTTGTTACTTGGAGGCGTTTATAAATCAAATTTCCTTCTTTTTGCATCAGAATAAGGAAGATGAATATATTCGTACTCTGGATATTCCAGATCTGCTTATGGTGGAAGGACCGCTCGTCTACCAAAGAAAAGGTAGTTTGGAAACTAAATGGCAGGAAATTTCGGATTGTCTAAATGGCGAAGGATGGCTGAGCTCTCAGAAAGAGTGGCAGCAGGTAAAGGATGTCATCCATATAAGAAATGAGTTTGTACATTTCAAATCAAATGGTTACGAGCAAGTCGTACCGCCGCCTCGTAAAAAGGATGCCATTTATTCAAAAATCCCTCGATCTGTAGAGTTAAAAGATGTGCCTCATAGTTGGCCATTTAAATTTTTGACAGGTAGTTTGGCTCGCTGGGCGACTGAATCAGCTGAAGGTTTAGTTGATGTCCTTAAGAGTAGCTACTCGGAACATAGACGGCATAATCCAAAATCAACTATGAGCTCGTGA